In a single window of the Microscilla marina ATCC 23134 genome:
- a CDS encoding COR domain-containing protein — MNNLAKRLIEENLHTKNSILDLGNCGLDGTESLLERLEECNHLETLILGNSWFEDVSQISTFEFTQNTDNDNYPNNLRQLPLLLPKNLKRLVAGCIVEKWGIQDLSPLQNLTSLQQLYLANNNITNLAPLGHLVNLQVLDVSFNNVVNITPLATLKQLRKFTAVDCAINDLTPLQHLGKLEKLALNTNKITDLAPLAQLANLKAIDLSDNLITGIHPLENLVNIRQLNLSNNTIVDITPLENLALLNRLYLDHNNIVYLPLFHQLQNLTLLDLNFNKIREFPHDFLKPLIGLHILYLHNNPIENIPSSIIGGKHKADFIARWFAKQEGNVLPKLRNYLQSIENKADRRPLHEAKLIFVGVGDVGKTELAEAISNPAYSFEQHRTTTQGICIKQWQPPNCELDDEVIDFTANIWDFAGQEINYGTHQFFLTKNSVYVFVWETRKGEQTEAFNYWLRIVSLLSDNAPIIVVQNKVDVYESEIDQKNWKKRFHNIVGFLKTSCKTGQGIDILRETVIDELLALPHIREVWNKHRFAVRKTLEQYSVDCISKREYLKVCAEHRVNRTDAGFLSNQLHDIGAILHFGNEAKLKNTVVLKPQWATEAAYLLRDSKHVVQGRFSLHDLDNIWPEERFDDKHMFLLHLMEQFELIFQLHDDIKYIIPELLPIEMPSRVIYLQPTADEARHLHFEYHYEFMPKGVLSRFICRIHRLIHEELFWKYGVVLAYEQSYAKVLWDDTDIRKTIAIEVWGPKADKLLFLIRNHLEHIHEKLNYPPLQEKVPCVCPVGCPHKTKPHLHDYQTLRKFQAKGKSKRVCDKSVEEVSIQSMLEGILDNKEDHTRRLFYLINTNNVAGFFDLLDQMGIQQSQLSALKDEFVHGNTSFQFAERLIVWVQTHFRGRGW, encoded by the coding sequence ATGAACAACCTGGCGAAAAGACTGATCGAAGAAAATTTGCACACCAAAAACTCTATCCTTGACCTTGGCAATTGTGGACTGGATGGCACTGAATCCCTACTTGAACGTCTTGAAGAGTGTAACCATTTGGAGACATTGATTTTGGGAAACTCCTGGTTTGAAGATGTCTCTCAAATCAGCACATTTGAGTTTACCCAAAATACAGATAATGACAACTACCCAAATAACTTAAGGCAACTTCCTTTGTTATTACCCAAAAACCTGAAGCGATTGGTTGCAGGATGTATAGTAGAAAAATGGGGCATACAAGATTTATCTCCTTTGCAAAATTTGACCTCCCTGCAGCAGTTGTATCTGGCCAATAATAATATCACAAATTTAGCCCCTTTGGGTCACTTAGTAAACTTGCAAGTGCTAGATGTTAGTTTCAACAATGTTGTAAATATCACCCCTTTGGCTACCCTCAAGCAGTTGAGAAAATTTACTGCGGTAGATTGTGCTATCAATGATTTAACTCCTTTGCAGCACTTAGGTAAACTGGAAAAACTAGCCCTTAATACGAATAAAATAACTGACCTGGCACCTTTGGCTCAACTGGCTAACTTAAAAGCGATTGATCTAAGTGACAATCTTATTACAGGTATTCATCCTTTGGAAAACCTTGTAAACATAAGGCAGCTGAACCTAAGTAACAACACCATTGTAGATATAACCCCTTTAGAAAACTTAGCTTTACTAAACCGTTTATATTTAGATCATAACAACATTGTTTATTTACCATTGTTTCATCAACTCCAAAACCTCACCCTCCTTGATTTAAACTTCAATAAGATCAGAGAGTTTCCACACGATTTTTTAAAGCCGCTGATTGGCCTGCACATTTTATACTTACACAATAATCCGATTGAAAATATTCCCTCCAGTATCATTGGTGGCAAACACAAAGCAGACTTTATTGCCCGATGGTTTGCCAAACAAGAAGGAAATGTATTGCCTAAACTACGTAACTACCTACAATCTATAGAAAACAAGGCAGACCGCCGCCCTCTGCACGAAGCTAAACTCATATTTGTAGGGGTGGGCGATGTGGGTAAAACCGAATTGGCCGAGGCAATCAGTAATCCAGCCTATTCTTTTGAGCAACACAGGACTACCACTCAAGGCATTTGTATCAAGCAGTGGCAACCGCCTAATTGTGAGTTAGACGACGAGGTGATTGACTTTACTGCCAATATTTGGGACTTTGCCGGGCAGGAGATCAACTATGGTACCCACCAGTTTTTTTTAACTAAAAATTCGGTGTATGTGTTTGTGTGGGAAACCCGCAAAGGTGAGCAAACCGAAGCGTTTAACTATTGGTTGCGCATTGTATCGCTACTTTCAGACAATGCGCCTATTATAGTGGTGCAAAACAAAGTAGATGTATATGAAAGTGAAATAGACCAAAAAAACTGGAAAAAGCGCTTTCACAACATTGTAGGCTTTTTAAAAACTTCGTGTAAAACCGGGCAAGGCATTGATATTTTGCGTGAGACTGTGATAGATGAACTGTTGGCGTTGCCCCATATCCGTGAGGTATGGAACAAACACCGATTTGCTGTGCGCAAAACGTTAGAGCAATACAGCGTCGACTGTATCTCTAAACGCGAATATCTTAAGGTTTGTGCGGAACACCGGGTAAACCGAACCGATGCAGGCTTTTTGAGTAACCAACTGCACGACATTGGCGCAATTTTGCATTTTGGCAATGAAGCCAAGCTTAAAAATACAGTAGTGCTTAAGCCTCAATGGGCAACTGAAGCTGCTTATTTGCTGCGCGATAGCAAACATGTAGTACAGGGCAGGTTTAGTCTGCATGACCTGGACAACATCTGGCCAGAAGAGCGTTTTGACGATAAGCACATGTTTCTGTTACATTTGATGGAACAGTTTGAACTTATTTTTCAGCTCCACGACGACATCAAGTACATCATTCCTGAACTGTTGCCCATTGAAATGCCCTCTCGGGTTATTTACCTTCAGCCAACTGCCGATGAAGCCCGACATTTACACTTTGAATACCACTATGAATTTATGCCCAAAGGGGTACTTAGTCGCTTTATTTGTCGTATACATAGGCTTATTCACGAAGAGCTTTTCTGGAAATATGGGGTGGTACTTGCCTACGAACAAAGTTATGCGAAGGTATTATGGGATGATACAGACATTCGCAAAACGATTGCCATTGAAGTGTGGGGACCTAAAGCTGATAAACTCTTATTTTTGATCCGAAACCACCTCGAACACATCCACGAAAAACTTAATTATCCTCCCTTGCAAGAAAAAGTGCCTTGTGTGTGTCCGGTGGGCTGCCCACACAAAACCAAGCCGCACCTACACGATTACCAAACCCTGCGTAAGTTTCAGGCAAAAGGAAAAAGCAAGCGGGTATGCGACAAATCAGTAGAAGAGGTATCTATTCAATCCATGCTGGAAGGTATCTTGGATAATAAAGAAGACCACACCCGGCGTTTGTTTTACTTGATTAATACCAATAATGTGGCGGGTTTTTTTGATCTGCTCGATCAAATGGGCATCCAGCAAAGTCAACTCAGCGCTTTAAAAGATGAGTTTGTGCATGGCAACACCTCTTTTCAGTTTGCCGAGCGTCTGATAGTATGGGTACAAACCCACTTTAGGGGGAGGGGATGGTAA